A single Callithrix jacchus isolate 240 chromosome 4, calJac240_pri, whole genome shotgun sequence DNA region contains:
- the CASP8AP2 gene encoding CASP8-associated protein 2 isoform X3, which yields MAADDDNGDGTSLFDVFSASPLKNNDEGSLDIYAGLDSAVSDSASKSCVPSKNCLDLYEEILTEEGTAKEATYNDNFSLISENQSLKKNISALIKTARVEINRKDEEISNLHQRLSEFPHFRNNHKTARTFDTVKTKDLKSRSPHLDDCSKTDYRAKSDVSKDAHHSISLPTLENEGKSHSDKRSTSHVPSSVEKHCTNGVWSRSHYQIGEGSSNEDNRRGRKDIRHSQFSRETDRLRKDLSTGCGDGEPRILEASQRLQGHPEKYGKGEAKTESKSSKFKSNSDSDYKVERINSSWEKETPGERSHSRVDSQSDKKLERQSERSQSINRKEVKSQDKEERKADQKPKSVVKDQDHWRRSERQSLPHSKNEIGKFSHNSSKYHVEERRGWEDCKRDRSVNNHSFQDGRCPSSLSNSRTHKSIDCKEVGAIHQWENTPLKVERHRTEDKRKRERESKEENRHIRNEKRVPTERLQKANKETKKTTTNLKKQNELKTDKREVLDNGVSEGTDNKELVMKAESGSSETKNKDLKLSFMKKLNLTLSPAKKQPVSQDNHHKITDVPKSSGVCDSECSVLAKTVARVPSVNEHILGDASVSEDTMGESKSTLLEPKIALLAVTEPRISISEAKMEEENSLLVRSVDSTMHCEVPICATETSFSSPVEIQQTESLLSSKEMKQTINNPRVAAPVVMDVLQTDVSQNLALELNTKRNDNSDSFGISEDMEMKVALSTTVGETTESVLQSSVEEADILPIMLSEDSSPKFEPSVTITPLIASKSCHLEPCLPKETLDSSLQQTELMDHRMEIGETNSVYHDDDNSVLSIDLNHLRPIPEAISPLNSPVRPIAKVFRNESPPQVPVYNNSHKDVFLPNSAHSTSRSQSDLNKENQKPIYKSDRCTEEDTCKNSPLDELEEGEIRSDSETSKPQESFEKNAKPRAEVRNSKTVPAGGRSTVCLDKDSRKTHVRIHQTNSKWNKKPGKSSRSSKTEKKDKVMSTSNLEKIVPIIAVPSSEQEIMHMFRIIRKHVRKNYMKFKAKFSLIQFHRIIESAILSFTSLIKHLNLYKICKSVTTLQNNLCDVIESKLKQVKKNGIVDRLFEQQLPDMKKKLWKFVDEQLDYLFAKLRKILVNSMNFERGSDEGKLEKTSKQKVQSSSCQKRSVDNKELLKEKLSKSEDTVHYKSSLACKKSEEKFQDQNNSVVNTVKHDIKKNFNACFDNIKNSQSEEHSLELHHPSTPKSEKNEGSSIEDAQTSQHAALKPERSFEILTEQQASSLTFNLVSDAQMGEIFKSLLQGSDLLDSSVNCTEKSEWELKTPEKQLLETLKCESIPVCTTEELVSGVASPCPKIISDDNWSLLSSEKGPSLSSGLPLPVHPDVLDESCMFEVSTNLPLSKDNVCSAEKSKPCISSILLEDLAVSLTVPSPLKSDGHLSFLKPDVSSSSTPEEVISAHFSEDALLEEEDASEQDIHLALESDNSSSKSSCSSSWTSRSVAPGFQYHSNLPMHAVIMEKSNDHFIVKIRRATPSTSGLKQSMMPDESLTSLPKCGKEADEAVEKEYISCQNIVFKSVEEVENSNKNVDSSKSTHEEQSSVIQTQVPDIYEFLKDASGKTDHNDEVADECFKLDQVWEPKVPESIEELPSVEELSHPVGDHLPNTYIDLTKDPVTETKNLGEFMKVTVLNIDHLGCSEGSLNQSAQILDGSLQADTVGAFIDLTQDASSESKSEDNHPELAVEDLGCGVIQVDEDNCKEEKVQMANRPLECIVEDTYIDLTTESSSSCEVKKDKLKSEPASNCDDLELAGTLNNAHKKRKNLSDLNYSHKKQRKETDLTNREKAKKPTQDSCENTEAHQKKVSKKRAFIPVNKDLSSLKASPGIKDSSAALTTSTSLSAKNVIKKKGEIIILWTRNDDREILLECQKRGPSFKTFTYLAAKLDKNPNQVSERFQQLMKLFEKSKCR from the exons ATGGCAGCAgatgatgacaatggtgatgGAACAAGTTTATTTGATGTCTTTTCCG CTTCTCCTCTTAAGAACAATGATGAAGGCTCATTGGACATATATGCTGGGTTGGATAGTGCTGTTTCTG acagtgcTTCCAAATCCTGTGTGCCATCAAAAAATTGTTTGGACTTATATGAAGAGATCCTGACTGAAGAAGGAACTGCGAAGGAAGCAACATATAATGAT AATTTCAGCTTAATAAGTGAAAACCAGTCTCTTAAGAAGAATATTTCAGCACTTATCAAAACTGCCAGAGTAGAAATAAACCGCAAGGATGAAGAAATAAGTAATCTTCACCAAAG aTTGTCTGAGTTTCCACATTTTCGAAATAATCATAAAACTGCAAGGACATTTGACACGGTTAAAACAAAAGATCTTAAATCTAGATCTCCACATTTGGATGATTGTTCAAAGACTGATTACAGAGCTAAAAGTGATGTTTCTAAGGATGCACATCATAGCATTTCACTGCCAACTctggaaaatgaaggaaaatcacATTCTGATAAAAGGAGTACTTCACATGTACCTTCATCTGTTGAGAAACACTGCACCAATGGTGTTTGGTCGCGTTCTCATTATCAGATTGGTGAGGGTAGCTCAAATGAGGAtaatagaagaggaagaaaagatatTAGACACAGTCAGTTTAGCAGAGAAACTGATAGATTACGAAAAGACTTAAGTACTGGCTGTGGTGATGGTGAGCCAAGGATCTTGGAGGCTAGTCAAAGGCTACAAGGACATCCTGAGAAATATGGTAAAGGTGAAGCAAAGACTGAAAGCAAAAGTTCAAAGTTTAAAAGTAACTCAGATTCTGACTATAAAGTTGAACGCATTAACTCTTCTTGGGAGAAAGAGACCCCTGGAGAAAGGTCACACAGTCGAGTAGACTCTCAAAGTGACAAAAAACTAGAAAGACAAAGTGAAAGATCACAAAgtataaatagaaaagaagttaaatcacaagataaagaagaaagaaaagctgatCAAAAACCTAAATCAGTAGTAAAGGACCAAGATCATTGGAGAAGATCTGAAAGACAATCACTTCCTCATTCCAAGAATGAAATAGGAAAATTTTCTCATAATTCAAGTAAATACCAtgtagaagagagaagaggatggGAAGATTGTAAAAGAGACAGGAGTGTAAACAATCATAGTTTTCAAGATGGGAGATGTCCGTCTTCTCTTTCAAACAGTAGAACTCACAAAAGCATTGACTGTAAGGAAGTTGGTGCTATACACCAATGGGAAAATACACCTTTAAAAGTGGAAAGACATAGAACTGAAGATAAGAGGAAAAGAGAAcgagaaagcaaagaagaaaataggcatattagaaatgaaaaaagagtaCCTACAGAACGTTTACAGAAGGCTAATAAGGAAACTAAGAAGACCACTACcaatttaaagaaacagaatgagCTAAAGACTGATAAGAGAGAAGTCCTTGATAATGGTGTTTCTGAAGGAACAGATAATAAAGAGCTTGTAATGAAAGCTGAGAGTGGTTCaagtgaaacaaaaaacaaagacttaAAATTGAGTTTTATGAAAAAATTGAACTTAACTCTTTCTCCTGCTAAAAAGCAACCTGTTTCTCAGGATAATCATCATAAAATAACTGATGTTCCCAAGTCCAGTGGTGTGTGTGATTCAGAGTGTTCAGTGCTAGCTAAAACAGTGGCACGTGTTCCTTCTGTCAATGAACATATCTTGGGGGATGCCTCTGTCAGTGAAGATACCATGGGGGAAAGCAAGTCAACATTATTGGAACCAAAGATTGCTCTTCTAGCAGTAACCGAACCCAGGATCAGTATCTCAGAAGccaaaatggaagaagaaaatagtTTGTTAGTTAGATCTGTTGACAGTACTATGCATTGTGAAGTGCCCATTTGTGCTACAGAGACTTCCTTCTCATCTCCTGTGGAAATACAGCAAACAGAATCCTTGCTTTcgtcaaaagaaatgaaacaaaccattaataATCCAAGGGTGGCAGCTCCTGTGGTAATGGATGTATTACAAACAGATGTGTCCCAAAACTTGGCCTTGGAATTGAATACCAAAAGAAATGATAATTCAGATTCTTTTGGTATTTCTGAAGATATGGAAATGAAGGTGGCACTTTCAACAACAGTGGGTGAAACCACTGAAAGCGTTTTGCAGTCTTCGGTTGAAGAAGCTGATATTTTGCCAATAATGCTTTCAGAAGATAGTAGCCCAAAATTTGAGCCTTCTGTCACAATTACACCACTGATTGCGAGTAAGTCATGTCATTTGGAGCCTTGCTTACCTAAAGAGACTCTAGATTCTTCACTTCAGCAGACTGAGTTAATGGACCACAGAATGGAAATTGGTGAAACAAACTCAGTATATCATGATGATGATAATTCAGTTTTGAGCATTGACCTTAATCATCTGAGGCCTATTCCGGAAGCCATCAGTCCTCTGAATAGTCCAGTGAGACCTATAGCAAAAGTTTTTAGAAATGAAAGCCCACCTCAAGTTCCAGTGTATAATAACAGTCATAAAG ATGTATTTTTACCAAATTCAGCTCATTCTACCTCTAGGAGTCAGTCTGATCTCAATAAGGAAAATCAAAAGCCAATTTACAAATCCGACAGATGTACAGAAGAAGACACATGTAAGAATTCACCTTTAGATGAATTAGAAGAAGGAGAAATTAGAAGTGATAGTGAAACATCTAAACCACaagaaagttttgaaaaaaatgcCAAGCCTAGAGCTGAAGTGCGGAACTCAAAGACTGTCCCAGCAGGTGGGAGAAGTACTGTGTGTTTGGATAAAGACAGTAGGAAGACACATGTGAGAATCCATCAGACCAACagcaaatggaataaaaaacCTGGTAAATCTAGCAGATCttcaaaaacagagaagaaagataaAGTAATGAGCACTTCCAACTTGGAAAAAATAGTTCCAATTATTGCTGTACCTTCATCTGAACAAGAGATCATGCACATGTTCCGAATAATAAGAAAACATGTAAggaaaaattacatgaaattcaagGCAAAATTTTCATTAATACAATTTCATAGAATTATTGAGTCAGCAATTTTGAGTTTTACATCTCTAATTAAACATCTTAACTTATACAAAATCTGTAAATCAGTGACTACCTTACAGAACAATCTGTGTGATGTTATAGAATCTAAACTTAAGCAAGTTAAAAAGAATGGCATAGTTGATCGTTTATTTGAACAGCAGCTAccagatatgaaaaaaaaattgtggaagtTTGTAGATGAACAACTTGATTATTTGTTTGCAAAGCTTAGGAAAATCTTAGTAAATTCCATGAACTTTGAAAGAGGTAGTGATGAAGGCAAACTTGAAAAAACAAGTAAACAGAAAGTACAGTCTTCAAGTTGTCAGAAAAGGAGTGTGGACAACAAAgaattgctgaaagaaaaattatcaaaatcagaAGACACTGTTCATTATAAGTCCTCACTGGCATGTAAAAAATCTGAGGAAAAATTTCAAGACCAAAATAACTCCGTTGTTAACACCGTAAagcatgacattaaaaaaaattttaacgcCTGCTTTGataatataaagaactctcaatcTGAAGAGCACTCCTTGGAATTACACCATCCAAGCACCCCAAAGTCAGAAAAAAACGAAGGAAGCAGCATAGAGGATGCACAGACATCCCAGCATGCAGCTTTGAAGCCAGAAAGAAGTTTTGAGATTCTTACTGAACAGCAGGCATCCAGCCTTACTTTTAATTTAGTGAGTGATGCACAAATgggtgaaatatttaaaagtttattgcaAGGTTCTGATCTTCTAGACAGCAGTGTTAACTGTACTGAAAAAAGTGAGTGGGAGTTAAAGACTCCAGAGAAGCAGCTGCTAGAGACTCTTAAGTGCGAGTCCATACCAGTTTGTACAACAGAAGAACTAGTTTCAGGGGTGGCTTCTCCATGTCCTAAAATTATTAGTGATGATAATTGGTCATTATTATCATCTGAAAAAGGTCCGTCTCTGTCTTCAGGGCTTCCATTACCAGTTCATCCCGACGTGTTGGATGAAAGTTGTATGTTTGAAGTGTCTACTAACCTACCTTTAAGTAAAGATAATGTGTGTAGTGCAGAAAAGAGCAAACCCTGCATTTCTTCCATACTTCTTGAAGATCTAGCAGTCTCTTTAACAGTACCATCACCTCTGAAGTCAGATGGTCATCTCAGTTTTTTAAAGCCTGATGTTTCATCTAGTTCAACTCCTGAAGAAGTCATTAGTGCTCATTTTAGTGAAGATGCCTTACTTGAAGAAGAGGATGCATCTGAGCAAGATATTCATTTAGCTCTGGAGTCTGATAATTCAAGCAGTAAATCAAGTTGTTCTTCATCCTGGACAAGCCGATCTGTTGCTCCAGGCTTTCAGTACCATTCTAATCTACCTATGCATGCTGTCATAATGGAAAAGTCCAATGATCATTTCATTGTGAAAATACGGCGTGCAACACCATCTACTTCTGGTCTTAAACAGAGTATGATGCCTGATGAATCATTGACATCTTTGCCCAAGTGTGGAAAGGAAGCTGATGAGGCAGTAGAGAAAGAATATATTTCATGTCAGAACATAGTTTTTAAATCTGTGGAAGAAGTGGaaaattccaataaaaatgtTGATAGCAGTAAGTCAACTCATGAAGAACAGAGTTCTGTGATACAAACACAGGTTCCTGATATATATGAATTTCTTAAAGATGCTTCAGGTAAGACGGATCATAATGATGAAGTGGCTGATGAATGTTTCAAATTGGATCAAGTGTGGGAACCAAAAGTGCCTGAAAGCATTGAAGAATTGCCTTCAGTGGAAGAACTCTCACACCCTGTTGGGGATCATCTTCCAAACACATACATAGACCTAACAAAAGATCCAGTTACTGAAACCAAAAACTTGGGGGAATTCATGAAAGTAACAGTTTTAAATATTGATCATTTGGGATGTTCTGAAGGCAGTTTAAATCAAAGTGCTCAAATATTAGACGGTTCTTTGCAGGCTGATACTGTAGGTGCTTTCATTGATTTGACACAAGATGCTTCAAGTGAGAGTAAAAGTGAAGATAATCATCCTGAATTAGCTGTTGAAGACTTGGGATGTGGGGTGATACAGGTAGATGAAGATAATTGTAAGGAAGAAAAGgtgcaaatggcaaacaggccTTTGGAATGCATTGTTGAGGACACCTATATCGACTTGACCACAGAATCTTCCAGTTCATGTGAAGTAAAAAAGGACAAATTAAAATCAGAACCAGCATCAAATTGTGATGATTTGGAGTTGGCTGGGACTTTGAATAATgctcacaaaaagagaaaaaaccttTCTGATCTAAATTATtctcataaaaaacaaagaaaggaaacagacTTAACCAACAGGGAAAAGGCCAAAAAACCTACCCAAGATTCTTGTGAGAATACTGAAGCTCACCAAAAGAAAGTCAGTAAGAAGAGGGCCTTTATTCCTGTGAATAAAGATCTCTCATCATTAAAGGCATCTCCAGGGATTAAGGATTCATCAGCAGCACTCACCACTTCTACAAGCCTTTCTGCCAAGAATGTTAttaaaaagaagggagaaattatcattttatggACAAG AAATGATGACCGGGAAATTTTATTGGAGTGTCAGAAAAGAGGGccatcatttaaaacatttacatatttagctgccaagttggataaaaatccaaatcaG gtcTCAGAAAGATTCCAGCAGCTAATGAAGCTCTTTGAAAAGTCAAAATGCAG ATAA